One genomic window of Caldivirga maquilingensis IC-167 includes the following:
- a CDS encoding PLP-dependent aminotransferase family protein gives MNVKDLLSERTNYMKASDIRELLKWATADVISFGGGLPDLSQLPLNEYSEVAKFVVSNYGLKALQYGKTEGVDELKEELAKFMAKQGIRTDASLILPTVGSQEALELMARVFIDPGDVIITEKPTYFAALQAFRVYRARIIGVDMDNDGLIIDKLEDTIKRLRSEGARVKFIYTIPICQNPTGVMMSIDRRKALLELASRYDLMILEDNPYSYFTFDPVDTTPLKALDNEDRVVYTSTFSKIIAPGIRLGWVVANQDIVNWLAIAKQAMNLHTPTLSQYIAYELLRRGIVDRYISKIKETYKVKRDAMLDALSRYMPSGVSWTKPSGGMFIWVTVPGNVRTEDMLNLAIRKYKVAYVPGKSFYPDEDVHNDMRLNFTYPSVDQIYDGVRRLALAIEEYKGK, from the coding sequence ATGAATGTGAAGGATTTACTCTCAGAGCGGACTAACTACATGAAGGCCAGTGACATAAGGGAGCTCCTCAAATGGGCCACGGCTGACGTAATATCCTTCGGAGGGGGTTTACCGGATTTATCCCAATTACCACTTAATGAGTACTCTGAGGTAGCTAAATTCGTTGTAAGTAACTATGGTTTAAAGGCGCTTCAATATGGTAAAACAGAGGGGGTTGATGAGCTTAAGGAGGAGTTGGCTAAGTTCATGGCTAAGCAGGGCATTAGGACTGATGCATCATTAATACTACCCACTGTGGGTAGCCAGGAGGCGCTTGAACTCATGGCAAGGGTCTTCATTGACCCAGGTGACGTAATAATTACTGAGAAACCAACCTACTTTGCTGCATTACAGGCCTTTAGGGTTTATAGGGCTAGGATAATTGGTGTCGATATGGATAATGATGGATTAATCATTGATAAGCTTGAGGACACGATTAAGAGGCTTAGGAGTGAGGGCGCTAGAGTAAAGTTCATATACACCATACCCATTTGCCAAAACCCCACTGGGGTAATGATGAGTATTGATAGGAGGAAGGCGCTGCTTGAGTTAGCCAGTAGGTATGATTTAATGATTCTTGAGGATAATCCATACAGTTACTTCACCTTTGACCCAGTGGATACAACACCCCTAAAGGCCCTTGATAATGAGGATAGGGTCGTGTACACGTCAACGTTCAGTAAGATAATAGCCCCAGGCATTAGATTGGGTTGGGTTGTGGCTAATCAGGATATAGTGAATTGGTTAGCCATAGCTAAGCAGGCAATGAATCTACATACCCCAACCCTAAGCCAATACATAGCCTACGAATTACTGAGAAGAGGTATAGTGGATAGGTATATTTCTAAGATTAAGGAAACCTATAAGGTTAAGAGGGATGCAATGCTTGACGCATTATCCAGGTACATGCCGAGTGGGGTTTCATGGACTAAGCCAAGTGGGGGAATGTTCATATGGGTTACCGTCCCCGGCAACGTGAGGACTGAGGATATGCTTAACTTAGCTATAAGAAAGTATAAGGTTGCCTACGTACCGGGTAAATCATTCTACCCAGATGAGGATGTTCATAATGATATGAGACTGAACTTCACCTACCCATCAGTGGACCAGATATATGATGGTGTTAGGAGACTGGCACTGGCCATAGAGGAATATAAAGGCAAGTAA
- a CDS encoding DUF47 domain-containing protein encodes MPHGVLSRLLNPFIRGEVELFNELSEHAKLTLKALDIIEGALRSGDLIKVKEAEVEVSVLENQGDEISRMLSQEVSTGAIATPIMGDVEILIGKVDDILDRVHILAREVRRAMSICVSPEVKRVLSEDVVELLMVDKRGVEEFINLASTIANGGDWNKIRSYVLIISKLEDEVDEAKDRLVDKLYELAKEVSYIEFMSLLHIVFTLDDIVDITKDAAYLTSTILMSLGA; translated from the coding sequence GTGCCTCACGGTGTTTTATCAAGGTTACTTAACCCATTCATTAGGGGTGAGGTGGAGTTGTTTAATGAGCTTAGTGAACACGCTAAGCTAACCCTTAAGGCCCTGGATATTATTGAGGGTGCGTTAAGGAGTGGTGACCTTATTAAGGTTAAGGAGGCTGAGGTTGAGGTTAGTGTACTTGAGAATCAGGGTGACGAAATCAGTAGGATGCTTTCCCAGGAGGTTTCCACTGGTGCTATAGCAACCCCTATAATGGGTGATGTGGAGATTCTCATAGGTAAGGTTGATGATATCCTGGATAGGGTTCACATATTGGCTAGGGAGGTTAGGAGGGCTATGAGTATTTGCGTGAGCCCTGAGGTTAAGAGGGTTCTTTCAGAGGATGTTGTTGAACTCCTAATGGTTGATAAGAGGGGTGTGGAGGAGTTCATTAACCTAGCGTCCACTATAGCTAATGGTGGTGATTGGAATAAGATTAGGAGTTACGTTTTAATAATAAGTAAACTGGAGGATGAGGTTGATGAGGCTAAGGATAGGCTTGTTGATAAGCTTTATGAATTAGCCAAGGAGGTTTCATACATTGAATTCATGAGTCTACTACACATAGTGTTCACACTCGATGACATAGTAGACATAACTAAGGATGCAGCCTACTTAACCTCCACAATATTAATGAGCCTGGGTGCTTAA
- a CDS encoding inorganic phosphate transporter codes for MIIEAALALILALTFLVSSNNLSLVAGMAVGSRLLRPGVAMMIALTGYVIGLLAQGSEMKGYSVAPEGLLILSLIGVLVFTIGEVAKIPMSITNSLYMSWSALVLYNGGSLPVNFPIVLSSWFIIPILLALAAYLLYPSLVRLTASSNPIRRLSLYRLVMILTVFLVGFSFGANNLGLVWSMLGFSRIGLIGVIFASTLGVIITGRRTLGQFSRGMFTPPPVSSSVTQLLSFTALELSTVFAIPISLTLCTVGSLLGISMARGMRIINTQYLRLVLIGYVSTMIIAFTGALLIVKLI; via the coding sequence ATGATAATTGAGGCTGCCCTAGCCTTAATACTCGCCTTAACATTCCTAGTCTCATCCAATAACCTCTCCCTGGTGGCGGGAATGGCTGTGGGCAGTAGGTTACTTAGGCCTGGGGTAGCCATGATGATTGCCTTAACTGGGTACGTAATTGGCCTATTGGCCCAGGGGAGTGAAATGAAGGGTTACAGTGTTGCACCGGAGGGCTTACTGATACTCTCCCTCATTGGGGTACTGGTGTTCACTATTGGGGAGGTGGCTAAAATACCAATGTCGATAACTAATTCACTATACATGTCGTGGTCAGCGTTAGTGCTTTACAATGGTGGGTCATTGCCCGTTAACTTCCCCATAGTCCTATCATCATGGTTCATAATACCCATACTACTAGCCCTAGCTGCATACCTACTATACCCGTCACTGGTTAGGTTAACTGCATCATCAAACCCCATTAGGAGACTCTCCCTATATAGGTTGGTTATGATTCTAACGGTGTTTCTAGTGGGTTTCTCCTTCGGTGCTAATAATCTTGGCTTAGTGTGGAGTATGCTTGGCTTCAGTAGAATTGGCTTAATCGGGGTTATTTTCGCATCAACCCTAGGCGTAATTATAACTGGTAGGAGGACCCTTGGTCAATTCAGTAGAGGCATGTTTACACCACCCCCAGTTTCAAGTAGTGTGACTCAATTATTATCCTTCACTGCCCTTGAACTTAGCACAGTATTCGCAATCCCAATATCCCTAACATTATGCACTGTTGGTTCGCTTTTAGGCATATCCATGGCTAGGGGCATGAGGATTATTAACACTCAATACCTTAGATTAGTCTTGATAGGTTACGTGTCAACAATGATAATAGCCTTCACTGGGGCATTACTTATAGTTAAGTTAATTTGA
- a CDS encoding bifunctional phosphoglucose/phosphomannose isomerase yields MPYGYEEWPKLSLESFKLGRELNLRSIKVGSINYDFEPSNIVITGMGGSGIVGDIVRDSLWGHNIIIHKDFNIPKWVDSRSLVVAVSYSGETLETICGALDALRRGVPVVGVTTGGRLASELEGRGAPVVKVPKAIAPRFGLPNLLYAVLGLLSHYLTIPEIDESISVQGDALRSELPGRLASFLKGYVPMIFAPIGLQAVAYRFKNDLNENSKTPAVVAIVPEADHNDIVAVMLKHPVKYIIIRGRTDDVHDYLMRAVEEVVKNYSSDVEVVELKGSSRLSQEVYGSMLLGLVSVKLAELYGIDPVRTDPINTLKEKIRGINCPSN; encoded by the coding sequence ATGCCGTATGGCTACGAGGAATGGCCTAAATTATCCCTGGAGTCCTTTAAACTGGGTAGGGAATTGAATCTAAGGTCAATTAAGGTTGGATCCATTAACTATGACTTCGAGCCAAGTAACATAGTGATCACTGGGATGGGTGGGTCAGGTATAGTTGGTGATATTGTTAGGGATTCCCTATGGGGCCACAATATTATTATTCACAAGGACTTTAACATACCTAAGTGGGTTGACTCAAGGTCACTCGTAGTAGCTGTAAGCTACTCAGGGGAGACACTTGAGACGATTTGCGGTGCACTGGATGCATTAAGAAGGGGGGTACCTGTGGTGGGTGTTACCACTGGTGGTAGGTTAGCCTCAGAGCTTGAGGGTAGGGGTGCACCGGTGGTTAAGGTTCCTAAAGCCATAGCCCCCAGGTTCGGGTTACCTAACCTACTGTACGCGGTGCTTGGTTTATTAAGCCACTACTTAACCATTCCTGAAATTGATGAGAGCATTAGTGTTCAGGGTGATGCGTTGAGGAGTGAGTTACCAGGTAGGTTAGCCTCCTTCCTGAAGGGCTACGTCCCCATGATCTTCGCACCCATTGGGCTGCAGGCGGTGGCGTATAGGTTTAAGAATGACCTCAATGAAAACTCCAAGACACCTGCAGTGGTAGCCATTGTGCCTGAGGCTGATCACAATGATATAGTTGCAGTCATGCTTAAGCACCCTGTTAAGTACATTATAATAAGGGGGAGGACTGATGACGTTCACGACTACTTAATGAGGGCTGTGGAGGAGGTTGTTAAGAATTACTCCAGTGATGTTGAGGTTGTTGAATTAAAGGGTTCAAGTAGACTCAGCCAGGAGGTTTACGGTTCAATGCTCCTCGGCCTAGTTAGCGTTAAGTTGGCTGAATTATACGGTATTGACCCGGTTAGGACTGATCCAATAAACACCCTTAAGGAGAAGATAAGGGGCATTAATTGTCCATCAAATTAA
- a CDS encoding MFS transporter has translation MLINNAEYDLKYAYRAMVILASLAVIVMYIEGMLIPSLTEIEREFGVTSSQVSWVLSSYLLSGTVLLPIVGRLGDIYGKKRVLSAVVIIYAVAVTLTSVSPSFTYLIAFRGIQGIGVTMFALAFSLIREEFPRELIPRAQGLVSAAFGIGAAIALPLGAYISQYFGWRTTYHTAIPFVLLVAYLIVTRIKESRYRNPSAKVDLPGAAVLGIGLGLVVYGLTEAPIWGWTNPNTIITFLAALIFIGAFIAVERRREQPLINLSLLTRRNVLIANLAAMVAGFGLFLFEQSLIILLEEPKPVGFNLSIFDTGLYAIPMAVAQLIVAPVAGILITRIGARRMLMTGASIAALFSLITAAVAPLGLGALITSTTLAMAGVAAMNVSLINILVFSVEPQVMGVSTAMNSVFRNLGGTLGPAVAGSLESTFTSLVLMGILPGRNVPLLVTVPSMYAFQIGAVISALTVVTIGILAYFSVEVITWRNESQTVASLSQE, from the coding sequence ATGCTAATTAATAATGCGGAGTATGACCTTAAGTACGCCTATAGGGCAATGGTCATACTTGCCTCATTAGCGGTAATAGTAATGTATATAGAAGGCATGTTAATACCGTCATTAACTGAAATAGAGAGGGAGTTCGGGGTAACCTCAAGTCAAGTTAGTTGGGTCCTCTCATCATACCTACTCTCCGGTACTGTTCTACTACCAATAGTGGGTAGGCTTGGTGACATTTACGGTAAGAAGAGGGTTCTCTCAGCAGTGGTCATAATATACGCTGTGGCAGTCACATTAACCAGTGTATCACCCAGTTTCACGTACTTAATAGCCTTCAGGGGTATTCAAGGTATTGGAGTAACCATGTTCGCATTAGCCTTCAGTCTAATCAGGGAGGAGTTTCCAAGGGAATTAATACCAAGGGCTCAGGGATTGGTGAGTGCAGCCTTTGGAATTGGTGCGGCAATAGCACTACCCCTGGGCGCATACATAAGCCAGTACTTTGGTTGGAGAACAACATACCACACAGCCATACCCTTCGTACTGCTGGTGGCGTACCTAATAGTGACTAGGATAAAGGAGTCAAGGTACAGGAACCCTAGTGCTAAGGTTGATTTACCTGGGGCAGCGGTACTTGGAATTGGATTAGGCCTGGTGGTTTACGGATTAACCGAGGCACCCATATGGGGTTGGACTAACCCGAACACGATAATAACCTTCCTAGCGGCCCTCATATTCATAGGAGCCTTCATAGCCGTAGAGAGGAGGAGGGAGCAGCCGTTAATTAACCTATCATTATTAACTAGGAGAAACGTGTTAATAGCTAATCTAGCCGCAATGGTGGCTGGCTTCGGCCTCTTCCTATTTGAACAAAGCCTAATAATACTCCTCGAGGAGCCTAAGCCCGTTGGCTTCAACCTATCCATATTCGATACCGGCTTATACGCAATCCCCATGGCTGTGGCGCAGTTAATAGTCGCCCCAGTTGCAGGCATATTAATAACTAGGATAGGGGCTAGGAGAATGCTCATGACTGGGGCAAGTATAGCCGCCTTATTCAGCCTAATAACCGCCGCCGTGGCCCCCCTGGGTTTAGGGGCTTTGATAACATCAACAACATTAGCCATGGCTGGGGTAGCGGCAATGAATGTATCCCTCATTAATATCCTTGTTTTCTCAGTGGAACCGCAGGTAATGGGGGTTTCAACAGCAATGAACTCAGTCTTCAGGAACCTGGGTGGTACCCTAGGCCCAGCGGTGGCTGGTTCACTTGAGTCAACATTCACATCACTGGTTCTAATGGGTATACTGCCGGGGCGTAATGTGCCGCTCTTAGTTACAGTGCCATCAATGTACGCCTTCCAGATTGGTGCAGTAATCTCAGCCTTAACAGTGGTAACGATAGGTATATTGGCTTACTTCTCAGTGGAGGTCATAACCTGGAGAAATGAATCCCAGACTGTCGCCTCATTAAGCCAGGAGTAG
- a CDS encoding 6-hydroxymethylpterin diphosphokinase MptE-like protein — MRRSIVLDPLESHLSRLVYMRVMSGLGLNFSNDAKAAELASHYCSGDPDQLWSLNWETVTIYMPPYAGEPNPRGLIIAVEGYTLRRLLNDGVVPDIVVTDFDYEPDSLIGFKGIVIGHAHGDNVNAYVKYARHVSRLIPSVQVWPVDCSILVPGFTDGDRAVYLAAYMGSRRITVRGFNPDAPIKRSDEVKRMKLKLAEYFINRASRLTNISISKY, encoded by the coding sequence ATGAGGAGGAGCATAGTACTGGATCCCCTTGAATCACACCTCTCTAGGTTAGTTTACATGAGGGTTATGAGCGGCTTAGGCCTAAACTTCAGTAATGACGCAAAGGCAGCTGAACTAGCCAGCCACTACTGCAGCGGTGACCCGGATCAATTATGGTCCTTAAACTGGGAAACAGTGACAATCTACATGCCGCCTTATGCCGGTGAACCTAATCCACGTGGATTAATTATAGCTGTTGAGGGTTATACACTACGTAGGCTACTTAATGATGGTGTCGTCCCCGACATAGTTGTCACCGACTTTGATTATGAACCAGATAGCCTAATTGGGTTTAAGGGCATTGTTATTGGTCACGCCCATGGTGACAACGTGAATGCGTATGTTAAGTATGCTAGGCACGTAAGTAGGCTAATACCAAGTGTCCAGGTTTGGCCAGTGGACTGCTCAATCCTAGTACCAGGCTTCACTGATGGTGATAGGGCGGTTTACCTAGCCGCCTACATGGGTTCACGGCGAATTACAGTAAGGGGGTTTAACCCCGATGCACCAATTAAGAGGAGTGATGAGGTTAAGAGGATGAAGCTTAAGTTAGCTGAATACTTCATTAATAGGGCAAGTAGGTTAACTAATATTAGTATTAGTAAGTATTAG
- a CDS encoding glycosyltransferase, whose amino-acid sequence MHENASGCVTVVIPVKNEEEGLDFTLRELRELGFNDVIVVDGHSTDNTVNVARKYGALVVEQPGEGKADAVYYGLRMVKKPYALVIDGDGTYDPSYIQAMLSKAINEDLDEVLGARTWGRENIPLINRFGNRILTSLFNLMFGTNLSDVLTGMYLLRTSMAKAIIPSTSGFSVEVDIASQVASMGKVGEVPIKYRRRIGDPKLKWTHGISIGFDMIRLMARFNPLLILALLASLLVFPGIAITIYVASQLIVNHINHFIWGIIAFQLDTTGLLGILISLNTLMIKRMEYRVIRLFTKREAECALE is encoded by the coding sequence GTGCATGAGAATGCATCAGGGTGCGTAACCGTAGTTATTCCAGTTAAGAATGAGGAGGAGGGGCTTGACTTCACATTAAGGGAATTAAGGGAATTAGGGTTTAATGACGTAATAGTTGTTGATGGGCACTCCACTGATAATACTGTTAACGTTGCAAGGAAGTATGGGGCATTAGTGGTGGAGCAGCCTGGGGAGGGGAAGGCTGATGCGGTGTATTATGGTTTAAGAATGGTTAAGAAACCTTACGCCCTAGTAATAGATGGTGACGGTACGTATGATCCATCCTACATACAGGCAATGTTAAGTAAAGCCATTAATGAGGACTTAGATGAGGTTCTCGGAGCCAGGACCTGGGGTAGGGAGAATATACCATTAATTAACAGGTTCGGTAACAGAATCCTCACCTCCCTATTCAACTTAATGTTTGGGACAAACCTATCGGATGTATTAACAGGCATGTACTTATTAAGGACAAGTATGGCTAAGGCCATAATACCCTCCACCAGTGGATTCAGCGTGGAGGTTGATATTGCATCACAAGTCGCATCCATGGGTAAGGTGGGGGAAGTACCCATTAAGTATCGTAGAAGGATCGGGGACCCTAAGTTGAAGTGGACTCACGGCATAAGCATAGGCTTTGACATGATTAGACTAATGGCAAGGTTCAACCCCTTACTCATACTAGCTCTATTGGCTAGTTTACTCGTGTTTCCTGGAATAGCGATAACAATATATGTGGCTTCCCAATTAATAGTTAACCACATTAACCACTTCATATGGGGTATTATAGCCTTCCAGCTTGACACCACGGGTTTGCTTGGAATCCTAATCTCACTAAACACGCTTATGATTAAGAGAATGGAGTATAGGGTTATTAGACTATTCACTAAGAGGGAGGCTGAATGCGCATTAGAGTAA
- a CDS encoding sn-glycerol-1-phosphate dehydrogenase — protein MVKGLELFEVPRQVVFGPNAIGKVSEVLTYLGLRRGLIITGHIHSRHIASKVSEQCVDCQIISDDEIELSDVVKGMSAFSDVDFIAGVGGGRVIDVSKVIAYKLNKHLISIPTVASHDGIASPYISFLMQDDLNKLGVGKVRKTPLAIIVDTGIVAEAPRVFLLAGIGELLGKKVALMDWRLGHRIKGEDYSESAAMLALSSHMIIMNNVNKLTRHGEEETRIVVKALLGCGVAMAIAGSTRPCSGSEHLFSHSLDLLAREYGVKQAMHGMQVALSSVIMLYLHGANWRRIIKIMKMLGLPTSFKELGYDKELVVEALMNAHRIRPDRYTILGSNGLTREAAEAALEQTGVI, from the coding sequence GTGGTTAAGGGCTTGGAGTTGTTTGAGGTTCCGAGGCAGGTTGTTTTTGGGCCTAACGCCATAGGTAAGGTTTCAGAGGTGCTTACTTACCTTGGATTAAGGAGGGGTTTAATAATAACTGGTCACATTCACAGTAGGCATATTGCATCTAAGGTTAGTGAACAGTGCGTTGATTGCCAGATAATTAGTGATGATGAAATTGAATTAAGCGACGTAGTGAAGGGTATGAGTGCGTTCTCTGATGTTGACTTCATCGCCGGTGTAGGTGGGGGTAGGGTTATTGATGTTAGTAAGGTTATAGCCTATAAGCTTAATAAGCATTTAATATCAATACCAACTGTAGCTAGTCATGATGGTATAGCGTCACCGTATATTTCATTCCTAATGCAGGATGATTTAAACAAGTTAGGTGTGGGTAAGGTTAGGAAAACCCCCTTAGCAATAATAGTGGATACTGGCATAGTTGCTGAGGCACCTAGGGTATTCCTACTAGCCGGTATTGGGGAATTACTGGGTAAGAAGGTGGCTTTAATGGATTGGAGACTTGGCCATAGGATTAAGGGTGAAGACTACAGTGAATCAGCAGCCATGTTAGCCTTATCAAGCCACATGATAATAATGAATAACGTGAATAAATTAACTAGGCATGGTGAAGAGGAGACTAGGATAGTTGTTAAAGCCCTATTAGGCTGCGGGGTAGCCATGGCTATAGCTGGTAGTACAAGGCCATGCAGTGGGTCTGAGCACCTCTTTAGTCATTCCCTTGACTTACTGGCTAGGGAATATGGGGTGAAGCAGGCAATGCATGGTATGCAGGTTGCCTTAAGCTCAGTGATTATGCTTTACCTACATGGTGCTAATTGGAGGAGGATAATTAAAATAATGAAGATGCTTGGCCTACCAACAAGCTTTAAGGAACTTGGATACGATAAGGAACTGGTGGTTGAGGCGTTAATGAATGCTCATAGAATTAGGCCAGACAGGTACACTATACTTGGTTCAAATGGCTTAACCAGGGAGGCTGCTGAGGCTGCCTTGGAGCAAACAGGCGTAATCTAG
- the proS gene encoding proline--tRNA ligase: protein MATVNLKVVRGPQGRPRSRWVSFIEWFNKVIMDAEVYDYRYPVKGAYIWRPYGVAIRRNVEALIRRLHDETGHQEVLFPVFIPYEFFSKESEHIRGFESEVFWVSKGTGGEERLVLRPTSETAMMPMFKLWIRDHTDLPLRVYQIVSVFRAETKMTHPMIRLREISMFKEAHTAHADRDDAERQVKEAVGIYRRIMDELCIPYLISRRPDWDKFAGAVYTIAFDTIMPDGRTMQIGTVHYLGENFSRVFDVKYLGKDGQMHYIHTTSYGISERIIASMIAVNGDDRGLLLPPRYAPIQVVVIPIMYGEDQSVLNYAKGVSGELLNAGVRVHVDDRRDKTPGWKYYHWELKGVPIRLEVGPSDVKDNAVTLTRRDTFEKYAVERSNVVDAVRELMKAIEDNMRKSTWEWLRSHVRRSSNVSEAKALLNEGGVVEVPWSGDDECGRRIMELTESDALGIPLDTDETPSDLRDAACSEKKAEYWLRLSRRY, encoded by the coding sequence ATTGCCACGGTTAACCTAAAGGTGGTTAGGGGGCCTCAGGGGAGGCCTAGGAGTAGGTGGGTTTCATTCATTGAGTGGTTTAATAAGGTAATAATGGATGCTGAAGTGTATGACTACAGGTACCCTGTTAAGGGGGCCTACATATGGAGGCCTTACGGTGTCGCTATTAGGCGTAATGTGGAGGCGTTAATACGTCGCCTACATGATGAGACAGGGCACCAGGAGGTATTATTCCCCGTGTTCATCCCCTATGAGTTCTTCTCAAAGGAGAGTGAGCATATTAGGGGTTTTGAGAGTGAAGTCTTCTGGGTTAGTAAGGGTACTGGTGGTGAGGAGCGCCTAGTGTTGAGGCCGACCAGTGAGACTGCTATGATGCCTATGTTTAAGCTTTGGATAAGGGATCACACGGATTTACCATTGAGGGTGTATCAAATAGTCAGTGTGTTTCGTGCTGAAACAAAGATGACTCACCCAATGATTAGGCTTAGGGAGATTTCAATGTTTAAGGAGGCTCACACTGCCCATGCGGATAGGGATGATGCTGAGAGGCAGGTTAAGGAGGCTGTAGGCATATATAGGAGGATTATGGATGAATTATGCATACCGTACTTAATAAGTAGGAGACCGGATTGGGATAAATTCGCAGGTGCAGTATACACCATAGCCTTCGATACAATAATGCCCGACGGTAGGACAATGCAAATAGGCACTGTTCACTACCTGGGTGAGAACTTCTCAAGGGTTTTTGACGTGAAGTACCTGGGTAAGGATGGGCAAATGCATTACATTCACACCACCAGTTACGGAATATCTGAGAGAATCATAGCGTCAATGATCGCTGTTAACGGTGATGATAGGGGTTTACTCCTACCCCCAAGGTACGCTCCAATTCAAGTAGTGGTAATACCGATAATGTATGGTGAGGATCAAAGCGTATTGAATTACGCTAAGGGTGTAAGCGGTGAATTACTTAATGCCGGTGTGAGGGTTCATGTTGATGATAGGAGGGATAAGACACCTGGCTGGAAGTACTACCACTGGGAGCTTAAGGGTGTTCCAATTAGGCTGGAGGTGGGGCCGAGTGATGTTAAGGATAATGCAGTAACATTAACCAGGAGGGATACATTCGAGAAGTATGCCGTGGAGAGGAGTAATGTCGTTGATGCCGTGAGGGAATTAATGAAGGCTATAGAGGATAATATGCGTAAGTCAACGTGGGAGTGGTTAAGGAGCCACGTTAGGAGAAGCAGCAATGTAAGTGAAGCTAAGGCATTGCTCAATGAGGGTGGTGTGGTTGAGGTTCCGTGGAGTGGCGATGATGAATGCGGTAGGAGAATAATGGAGCTCACTGAATCCGATGCATTAGGCATACCACTGGATACTGATGAAACCCCAAGTGACCTTCGTGACGCAGCCTGCAGTGAGAAGAAGGCTGAGTACTGGCTTAGATTATCAAGGAGGTATTAA
- a CDS encoding TldD/PmbA family protein yields the protein MEDELRRLLDKALSLGASYAEVRYQVDSERSIRVRNGVLEMSSTDSTEGYSVRVLYKGAWGFSSGPSPSIELAETAFKMARAASLLKPKGASLAPGELASLRYDVVEKVKLNDVQIEDAVKYMMDLDKAINVDKRLTVRILNLNMMETRKTIINSEGALVESRVPRLELFMIIIAHDPGRGLSQQRSEQYGGSGGWELTKTLRIEEDAKGNAETLVKIIDEAKPIKSEEKLDVVFSPELAGIFVHESIGHPSELDRIMGREGAEAGESYMKPSDLGNLRIGSEHVTIIDDPTIPNSYGYYLVDEEGVKARPRILVNKGVVNEFLMNREYAAYIGARSNAAARASEFNREPIPRMANTYLAPGDWKPEELIRETRNGLYFVSYQEWNIDDRRWFGRYGGLEAYRITNGELGELVLMPYVELTTKALWSSVDAVANDLSFNAGTCGKGNPSQGVPVWFGGVTFRAKNILVKPPVLNQ from the coding sequence ATGGAGGATGAATTAAGGAGGCTTCTAGATAAGGCCCTCAGCCTAGGTGCCTCATACGCTGAGGTTAGGTATCAGGTTGATTCAGAGAGGAGTATTAGGGTTAGGAATGGTGTACTTGAAATGTCATCAACAGACTCAACGGAGGGGTATTCGGTTAGGGTACTTTACAAGGGGGCCTGGGGCTTCTCCTCTGGGCCAAGTCCATCAATTGAGCTTGCTGAAACCGCCTTCAAGATGGCTAGGGCAGCATCCTTATTAAAGCCTAAGGGTGCTTCACTAGCCCCCGGTGAGTTAGCATCATTAAGGTATGATGTTGTTGAGAAGGTTAAACTCAATGATGTTCAAATTGAGGATGCCGTAAAGTACATGATGGATTTAGACAAGGCAATTAACGTGGATAAGAGACTAACCGTTAGGATACTTAACTTAAACATGATGGAGACTAGGAAAACCATAATTAATAGTGAGGGGGCATTAGTGGAGAGTAGGGTTCCTAGGCTTGAGTTATTCATGATAATTATAGCCCATGACCCAGGTAGGGGACTTAGCCAACAGAGAAGCGAACAATACGGTGGTAGTGGTGGTTGGGAGTTGACGAAAACCCTCCGCATAGAGGAGGATGCCAAGGGGAATGCTGAAACATTGGTTAAAATCATTGATGAGGCGAAGCCCATTAAGAGTGAGGAGAAGCTTGACGTAGTATTCTCACCTGAGTTGGCGGGTATATTTGTTCACGAATCCATAGGCCACCCCAGTGAGCTAGATAGAATAATGGGTAGGGAGGGGGCGGAGGCTGGGGAATCATACATGAAGCCCAGTGACCTAGGGAATTTGAGAATTGGAAGTGAACACGTCACCATAATTGATGATCCAACGATACCGAATAGCTACGGTTACTACCTGGTTGATGAGGAGGGGGTTAAGGCTAGGCCTAGGATCCTTGTTAATAAGGGTGTTGTTAATGAATTCCTAATGAATAGGGAGTACGCGGCGTACATTGGGGCACGTAGTAATGCCGCGGCTAGGGCAAGTGAATTCAATAGGGAGCCGATACCGAGAATGGCTAATACTTACTTAGCCCCAGGTGATTGGAAGCCTGAGGAGTTGATTAGGGAGACTAGGAATGGGTTGTATTTCGTTTCTTACCAGGAGTGGAACATTGATGATAGGAGGTGGTTCGGTAGGTATGGTGGATTGGAGGCTTATAGGATTACTAACGGTGAATTAGGTGAATTAGTTCTAATGCCGTACGTGGAGTTAACCACCAAGGCCCTTTGGAGTAGTGTTGACGCAGTGGCCAATGACCTATCCTTCAACGCCGGTACCTGCGGTAAAGGTAACCCATCGCAGGGTGTACCCGTGTGGTTTGGTGGCGTAACCTTTAGGGCTAAGAATATACTGGTTAAGCCCCCTGTCTTAAATCAATAA